Proteins from a single region of Bradyrhizobium diazoefficiens:
- a CDS encoding YVTN family beta-propeller repeat protein, whose translation MQAEMRTNMLRVGLLSGLVLAATPAHAFIAYVSNEKSNTVSVIDTESWTVTKTIKVGQRPRGIEFTRDGKFIMVAVGDDDTIQVIDARTQAVVDTLPSGPDPELFTQDAAGKTLYVANENDNTVTVIDLENRARLGDIQVGVEPEGMTISPDGKILINTSETTNMAHFIDTASRQIVANVLVDARPRFAAFKHDASELWVSSEIGGTVSIIDPQKHEVIGKVNFEIPGLRKEAIQPVGIGMAKDDKTAFVALGPANRVAVVDTATRKVTKYLLVGQRVWHMAFTPDEKYLLTTNGLSNDVSVIDVAAQKVIKTIQVGELPWGITIAP comes from the coding sequence ATGCAAGCTGAAATGAGGACAAATATGTTGCGTGTGGGGCTGCTGTCCGGATTGGTGCTCGCCGCCACGCCCGCCCATGCGTTCATCGCCTATGTCTCGAACGAGAAGAGCAATACCGTCTCGGTGATCGACACCGAGAGCTGGACGGTGACCAAGACCATCAAGGTCGGCCAGCGCCCGCGCGGCATCGAGTTCACGCGCGACGGAAAGTTCATCATGGTCGCGGTCGGCGACGACGACACCATCCAGGTGATTGACGCCAGGACCCAAGCCGTCGTTGACACGCTGCCCTCCGGCCCCGACCCCGAGCTGTTCACCCAGGATGCCGCCGGCAAGACGCTCTATGTCGCCAACGAGAACGACAACACCGTCACCGTGATCGATCTGGAGAACCGCGCCCGCCTTGGCGACATCCAGGTTGGCGTCGAGCCCGAGGGCATGACCATCAGCCCCGACGGCAAGATTCTGATCAACACGTCCGAAACGACCAACATGGCGCATTTCATCGACACCGCCTCGCGCCAGATCGTCGCCAACGTGCTGGTCGATGCGCGGCCGCGCTTTGCCGCGTTCAAGCACGACGCGTCCGAATTATGGGTGTCCTCCGAGATCGGCGGAACCGTGTCGATCATCGATCCCCAAAAGCACGAGGTGATCGGCAAGGTCAATTTCGAGATTCCGGGTCTACGGAAAGAGGCAATCCAGCCGGTCGGTATCGGCATGGCCAAGGACGACAAGACTGCGTTCGTCGCGCTCGGCCCCGCCAATCGCGTCGCCGTGGTCGACACCGCCACGCGCAAGGTAACGAAATATCTGCTGGTCGGGCAGCGCGTCTGGCACATGGCGTTCACGCCGGACGAAAAATATCTGCTCACCACCAACGGCCTTTCCAACGATGTTTCGGTCATCGACGTCGCCGCGCAAAAGGTGATCAAGACCATTCAGGTAGGCGAGCTGCCCTGGGGCATCACGATCGCGCCATGA